The following nucleotide sequence is from Verrucomicrobiota bacterium.
CGAACGAGTCCAAACTGAGAGCGGTGTTTTATTTACGGATCCTGTGGAAGCTTATTTCAATCAGCAGCCCAAGGTGTTTCGATCTGCTCTGATCGGTTTAGGGGAAGCGCCTCACCAAGCGCCAGCTATTGTGATTGAGCCCGAAAAGGATTATTGGACGGATGATTACTCGGACCACCAAGCCTGGGAGAAAGAGTTGTTGGCAAACGTTCCGCCCGATTCAATTGCTTCCAAAGTTGAAAAGATTTTTTTCTACAAAAACTTTCCAGTGGATGTTCGGCATAATGCAAAGATTCACCGTCTGACTTTGGCGAAGAAGTTTTCTTAGAAGGGATGAAACAGGGTCGCGAATAAATTGGCTCCTACAGCTTACGAATCCGCATTTTTGCAGGAGCAAACTTGTTCGCGACTGTTATTGCTTCGGTCGTTTCGGCAAAACGACCCTACTTTTATTCATCGGGCAACAACGCGTACGGTGCGATGTAAACCTCAACAAGTCCGTTTCCTGCTTCTCCATTTGCAGTAATGTGAACGGAGTAAGGTCCTGGATTCAAATAGGTCACCAGCGCAGATTCATTTTCGTTTTTAGGAGCCATCTTCCAATATTCGAGGGTGTCTTTTCGTAGTGTATCCTGCCAGTTGTCGTTGCTGATGGAGTTTTCCAGGTCGTCGTTGAAATCATCAAACAAAGGTTGGTCTGCGTGCAAGGTGATAACGGGGTCTTCGATGTAACCGGATTCAAGATTCATCGATTTACCGATGCCTCGAATGACAACCCAGCTTCCTTCACTTAACACAAATCCCGCAATCGCTGGATTTTCTGATGTGACCTCGGCGCGATTGGATGTATTTACCAAGGGTTGGGCACCAGGGGATTCGTATAAAAGAATACTAGGGGGCGCGACGATATATTGAATCGGGCATGGCATTGATTCGAAGATCCTTCCTTGCCAATGAAAGATAGCGGAAACCGGTTCATCAAATTGATTGACCGCATCTATATACTCAAACTGCTGACTTAGAATTGGAATGCTTATGTGCTCTTCGAAGTCTACCAAGGCTTGGTGTTGGCCACCTGGAATCTGGGTTTCAATGTACCGAACAGTTGCGCACAATCCTTCGGAACTGATGGATTCAACTTCAAATTTATGGCCTCCGTTTTTCCTGTAGTGAACGCGGAAAACGTAGCATGGGTTGGCTGGGTGACTTGGGCGGAGACTGTTTGAACCAGCCATCCGATTATTACAATGAAGAATGGATATCTTGGAATTAGTTTCATATCAGGATGAAAAGTTGAATTATTAATAAGAATGTGAAAGCTATTACGCCGCTTCCTCAAACACGGATGCACAGGAAATAAAAATTTTTCGTGGCATTCCTCGCAGAAATCGCCACACACGTGTATATGAAGATATTGGTTACCGGCGGCGGCGGATTTCTCGGTCGTTATGTAGTAAAAAAACTTTTGGAAAAAGGGTACGCAGTCAGGGTGCTTGGAAGGTCAGAACAATCCGACCTGAAAGCTGAAGGTGTCGATGTCATCCAGGGGGATATTCGTGACGCTAAAATTGTGCGAGCGGCGGCGAGGGGTGTGGATGTAATTCAACACATCGCAGCGAAAGCCGGCGTGTGGGGAAAGTGGGATGACTACTACCAAATCAACGTAATCGGGACTCGAAACGTTTTAAATGCCTGCAAAGAGCTGGGCACCTCGCGATTAATTTATACAAGTACTCCAAGCGTTGTTTTTAATGGCCATTCCCTTCGGGGGGTTAACGAGTCTCAGCCTTATGGGAAGAATTGGCTGTGCCACTACGCGTATACGAAAATGTTGGCCGAAAAAGAAGTGCTTTCTGCCAACGATCCTGACGGAAGCGGCCTTCGAACCATCGCGCTTCGGCCACACCTGATATGGGGAGTGGGCGACAACCATTTGATTCCCAGGGTAGTTGAGCGTGCACGAAAAGGTAAATTGCGCATCGTGGGTGATGGGTCGAACAAGGTCGATATTGTGCATGTTGAAAATGCGGCCGATGCCCAGATTCGTGCCCAGGTCGCATTGGAACGGGTTGAGAGTTGCGGGCGGCCTTACTTCATAACCCAGGGAGAACCCGTCGTGCTTTGGGACTGGATCAATGATTTACTGACAAGGCTTGGTATTCCCCAAGTGGAAAAACAAATTTCCCTTCCTGCGGCCTACCGTATGGGTGCTACGCTGGAAGGAGTTTGGAAAACTTTCCGGTTCGCCGGTGAGCCACCCATGACCCGCTTCCTCGCTACAGAATTGGCCAAGGATCACTATTTCGACATTACCGCAGCTCGTCATGATCTGGGCTACCACCCATCTGTATCCATCGAGCAAGGACTTTTGGAGTTGGTTGCACATTTGGCAAAGGTGTAGGAGCGGGTTTCCCAACTACGCCGAAGCTTCGCTGGGCAGGTGTCTGGGTTCAGGCTTCAAAAAGGTAGGAATGGACCGCTGGGCCGTCCGAATTCGATTTGAAAATGTTTGACGGACGCCTCGGCGATGCGTCCCTACCAAAAAAATCGGCATCGCATGGATGCGATTGCCCTACTACATGATTCCACGGTAGGGCCACTGCGTCCTCGCAATGCCGATTGCAGCTGACTATTTTTTTGATTCGGAAGTGGTGGAAACTTATTCTTTATCGGGGGTGAGCGTGATGGCTTTTTCAACGAGCTCGATAAACTCAGAGCGAAGGCCTCCGGAATCTTTTCCTTTAGCTTTGCTTGCAAGGTCGAGCACATCCTTGAGGGTCAGGTTTTCAGTGAATTCGGAATTCCGTAAGAGCATGCCGAAACTGGCGACCGCAGTCGCGAAGCGGTAGTCGTCATTGGCCGCTTCTATTTCTGAACCAGAATCAACAAACACCTGTTCTATCAGTTGGCTGACATCTTCATCGGGTTGTTTGTAGCGTAGTTTTA
It contains:
- a CDS encoding NAD-dependent epimerase/dehydratase family protein; this translates as MKILVTGGGGFLGRYVVKKLLEKGYAVRVLGRSEQSDLKAEGVDVIQGDIRDAKIVRAAARGVDVIQHIAAKAGVWGKWDDYYQINVIGTRNVLNACKELGTSRLIYTSTPSVVFNGHSLRGVNESQPYGKNWLCHYAYTKMLAEKEVLSANDPDGSGLRTIALRPHLIWGVGDNHLIPRVVERARKGKLRIVGDGSNKVDIVHVENAADAQIRAQVALERVESCGRPYFITQGEPVVLWDWINDLLTRLGIPQVEKQISLPAAYRMGATLEGVWKTFRFAGEPPMTRFLATELAKDHYFDITAARHDLGYHPSVSIEQGLLELVAHLAKV